A window of Adhaeribacter arboris genomic DNA:
ATTCTTAATCCCTGCTTTTAGTAAAGCGGATTTTGAATGAGCAGTTTGTTGCGATTCATTTCGTCTAACTTAATAGGCATGAAATAAGACCAGTCTTTCCAGGTTCTATCCCGGACACTCACAAAGGAGTAGGTCGGTTTTTCCATACCTAATTTATAGCGGATGTCTACGCCCAGTGCGTTAGTAGAAAGTACTTGGGGGGCAATCATCCACCGCCGGATATCGAAAAAGCGCTGGTCTTCGTACATTAGTTCTATTTTTCGCTCCTGCCTTATCTTTTCCCGCAATTCATTACCCGAACCAGTAATAGTAGGTAAACCGGCTCTTTTCCGGATAATATTAATTACCTCCAGTGCTTGGGCATCTTCGCCTAATTCATTAGAAGCTTCGGCATAGTTTAATAAAACTTCGGCGTACCGTATAAAGCGCCAAGGCGCATCTTGCTTTAAAAACTGGGTATTCACGGTAGGATCGATAAATTTACGCAGGTAGTAACCGGTATAGGTACCGTCTTCTTTCGCAGCAAACGAACTGTTGCGGGTATCCAGGCCACCTACCCAGGAGCCATCAGGCTGCTCGTAATACCCTACTTGGATTACTCCCACTGGGTCTAAAGATACCGCCCCAGCCTGACGAGGTTGCCATTTGGCTCCTTCGAACAAAATGTTGGCGTAAAAACGCGGCTCGCGGTTTTTATAAGGGTCGGCCCGATGCACCGGATTATCCCAGCTAAATTTACTGCCATCGCTCATTTCAAAGGCATCAACTAACTGACTGGTAGGCGTATTGCCGCCATAACCGAAGTAGCCATTTGGGTTATTGTACCGTCCCGGGTTATAGCCCTCCGCAGAATTCTGAATAAAAAAACGAACAAAAATATCTTCATTGGTTTCTTTCGATAAAAAAATCTCTTCGTAATTCTTGGCCACATTATCGCCCGGAGCCGGTTCTTTTTTGTACAGGTCGTATACATTTAAATCCATTACGGCTTTCGCGGCGTTCTTGGCTTGCCGCCAGCGTTCCGCCCGGTCGCCGCCCACGTAGCCAATTAATTCCGGATTAGGGTAGCCCTGCGACCAGGCATTCTGGTTATGGTATAAATTGCTGGCCGCAAATAATAATACCCGGGATTTAAGAGCTAAAGCCGCTCCTTTGGTAGCCCGGCCTTTCAGATTTCCGCTGTAACTATCGGGCAATAAAGCCGCCGCTTTGTCGCAATCATCCACAATAAATTTAATGCATTCTTCAAAAGTATTCCGGGCCGCGAGGTGGTCGTCGTTCAGCCCGTAAGGAGTGGTAATGATGGGCACGCCCCCGTATAGAAAAACCAAATTGTGGTAATGGTACGCTCTCAAAAAGTAAACTTCACCCAAGAGCCGGTTTTTCAGTTCTTCATCGTCGTAGGTATTTTTTTCTACTTCCTGCAGAAAGAGGTTACAGGCCCGGATGCTTTTGTAAACAGTCTCCCAAGACATTTTCCAGGCCCTGGCATGTACGCCGCTCATCCAACCATTATTGGGTTCAAACACGGAGTAATCGCTGGGTGTTATTAACGATTTTGTAACGTTGCTGCTGCCGCCATCGAAGGTAAGAATGGCCTCGTCCGAAATAGAAGCCATCATTAATTCGGTAAACCCATGCGGAATATTATTGTAAACGTTATTCACAAAAGTCTGCATTAAAGCCAGGTCGGTCCAAACAACATTGCCGCTGTATTCGCTCGATGGTTGTTTATCCAGGAAATCGTCGTCGCAGGCAGGAATGGGAATCAGGAATAAAAGAACCAGGCAAGTGTATAGTAAATTCTTCATGATATCCGAAATTAAAAAGTTAAAGTAAGGCCACCATTCACTACGCGCTGCACCGGATAACTGGAACCGGAAGTATTATCTGATTCCGGGTCAAAGTCGATTAAGTCCGGGGAAATAGTGAACAGATTATAACCACTCACGAAAAAGCGCAAGGCGCTAACTCCTATCCGGTTAATCAGGCTCGCTGGTAAATTATAGCCTAATTGCAGGGTTTTTAATCTCACATAATCGGTGTTCCGGATAAATTGGGTGTTAAATTGGGTGCGCCAGTATTCCTGTGAGCGGTTAAAGGCCCGGGGTTCACTGGCATCCGGATTAGCTTCCGTCCATCGGTTATTATAAAA
This region includes:
- a CDS encoding RagB/SusD family nutrient uptake outer membrane protein produces the protein MKNLLYTCLVLLFLIPIPACDDDFLDKQPSSEYSGNVVWTDLALMQTFVNNVYNNIPHGFTELMMASISDEAILTFDGGSSNVTKSLITPSDYSVFEPNNGWMSGVHARAWKMSWETVYKSIRACNLFLQEVEKNTYDDEELKNRLLGEVYFLRAYHYHNLVFLYGGVPIITTPYGLNDDHLAARNTFEECIKFIVDDCDKAAALLPDSYSGNLKGRATKGAALALKSRVLLFAASNLYHNQNAWSQGYPNPELIGYVGGDRAERWRQAKNAAKAVMDLNVYDLYKKEPAPGDNVAKNYEEIFLSKETNEDIFVRFFIQNSAEGYNPGRYNNPNGYFGYGGNTPTSQLVDAFEMSDGSKFSWDNPVHRADPYKNREPRFYANILFEGAKWQPRQAGAVSLDPVGVIQVGYYEQPDGSWVGGLDTRNSSFAAKEDGTYTGYYLRKFIDPTVNTQFLKQDAPWRFIRYAEVLLNYAEASNELGEDAQALEVINIIRKRAGLPTITGSGNELREKIRQERKIELMYEDQRFFDIRRWMIAPQVLSTNALGVDIRYKLGMEKPTYSFVSVRDRTWKDWSYFMPIKLDEMNRNKLLIQNPLY